The Bradyrhizobium sp. CCBAU 051011 DNA segment AGGAGTTGCAGCACTGCTGCAGTGCTTCAGTGACGTTGCATCTTCATGTGAGTGGCCGAGGTTGGCCATCATGGCGCGCAGAAGATTCACGCCGTGGTGTCCAGCGAAGATAGATAATGGCCATGTATGCCGCCAATATAACATCTTCAACTGGGAGCGGTCCCGCGACATCGAACGAGTTGGCGCGAGATAAGTGCGCTCAAGCGAAACGTGAGTAAACCCGACCTGTCACGCGCGGATTTTTGTCCTTTACGATCCGGCTTCTGGCGAACCTTCCTTCATACATCAAACTGTCATGTGGAGATCACGACCCGTTGCAGGAACAGAAAGCACTTGACAAGTTCGTTCGATCTGCAGCTGCTATGGCTCGACGACCAATGAGGGTCCGGCTGCCGAAGCGAGTGGGCCGTCAAGGCGCTTTTACCTACCAAGGCGGTCCATTGACACAATATGCGGGAGCTCGTTCGATGTCTTGGGCGCGGCCGGCCCAAGAGACCGACTATGCCATCGAGGGCAAACACATTCGGTGGCAAGATGAATGGATTTCCCACGGAAAACATCCACTCTACCGGATCAACATTCATCAACGCGGAGAGCTCCTCAACACTCTCTACACACAAGATATCGGCGCGAGAAGCCCAGTCCCGGAATACGGCGTCCGCACATAGCGCCGCGCAGACGACATGCCCCATCTTAGCTACTAGCTGAGAACATCTGATAGCTAGTACCAACAAGGATGCTGGAGCGAATTGATGCGGCTGCAGGTAGTGCCCAGCCAAATCGCAAGGTTTGCACGCGTCTGCGAGCACCGAAGCAGACCAATCTGCCATATTAGCTACTCCCTGCTGTGGGTTGGGAAGTTCTCGCCGTATGCGCCGCACCAAATCCACGACTTAATCCCATCACACTGGTTTGCATTCGCTCCAGGTCGCCTGGTTGAATGCTAATCAAAGCCGGCCAGTGTTGAGAGGTATCCAGGATCAGTCGAGCAAGCTTCATCTGTATCCTTAGACGGGCAGCTGCAGGACCGCCATGATCGCAACATATCCTTCACCATATCCGAGCAATCAGCGTGCAATCCAAAACATTGAGCAGGCCCAGCTTGAAGAGAAAACAATTCATGCACTTCGCTCAGAGGTGGAGAATACCTAAGTGTTAGTGTCCAGTTGAGAACATAACGTCCTCAACTGGACACGGCTGAACACGACAATGCAGGGAGTCAAATGATGAAGGTGACCTCTTGAGGTGAACTCGCACGCCTTCTGCCCCGAAGTTTCATCCAGCAGCGTTCAGAGTCCGGTTGGGTGGTACGCCGAGTGACGCAGGTGGAGCAAGGGCGATCGGCGGAGCCGGGCGGCGTTGCGCAGCCGATCGCCCGTTGAGGTGAGGTGAGCCGCATAGGTCGCAGGGGTCCGGTAGTTCAGCGAGGAATGCGGCCGCTCGTTGTTGTAGTCGGCGACCGATGTGGCGAGTCTGCGCCTGGTATCCTGGGGGCCGAAGAACAGCGTCTCGTTCAAGAACCCGTCGCGCATCCGGCCGTTGATGGGGAAGACGGCCCCGCTCCCTCGGTGCCGGCGTTATACTGGCGATGTACGGACCCGCTAGCAGGAGCTATTCCCTATGGAAGTCGCGACAATTGAATTGGACATTTCGAAGCACGTGTTTCACATCCATACAGTTGACAGACAAGGCCACTTGACCAATCGCCAGCGCCTACGACGAGGCGAGATCATGTCGTTCTTCTCCTCGCTTGCACCGTGCGGTCGGCATCGGAGCCTGCGCCACCGCTCACCACTGGGCGCGCGAGATTCGGCGGTTCGGTCACGAGGTGAGATTGATCCCGCCAGCCTATGTAAAATCGTACGTGCGGCGAGGAGCCAAGAACGACGCCGCTGACGCGGCCACGATCTGCGAAGCGGTTACCCGTCCCAACATGCGGTTCGTTGCAATCAAGAGCGTCGAGAATCAAGGCTTCTTGATTCCCGGCGTTGGTCCCATAACGACCACGGCCCTTGCCGCGACTGTGCCGGACCCGACCATGTTCAGCTCGGGGCGAGAGTTCGCCGCCTAGCTGGGCCTGACGCGTAAGCAGAACTCCACCGGCGGGAAGGACCGGCTCGGCCGCATAACGAAACAGGGCGATTCCTATCTCAGGCACTTGCTTCTCATTGAGCACTGAACGTCGTTCGATATCCGAAGGCACGCTCACGAGTCGGAGGCGGCTGGATCGAAGCTCTACGTCGGCCCATGGTCGTCGCGATCGCCGTTGCCAACAAGTTAGCTCGGATTGTCTGGGCGATGATGACGATCGGGGCACGAAAATGCCGGCCGTTGGCGAACTGGTCGGACATGAAGTCGAGCGGCTTGCGCACCGCGAGCCCTTTCTGCCGGTAGAGCCGGTGGATTCGTCGTGCGTGAAGAACTTCCAAGCCATTGAGCGGGAGTCGAATTTTCTGGCGAGAGGCGTTTTGAGATTGCAAGCTTTCGGGCTTTGGGGGCCCAAAAGCTTGCAATTTTGCTTTTGAGGATTCCGTCGAATCGCGGGTCATGATTCCTTCGGTGGACCGGAGGGAACGATGAAGCCAAAGGAACGACGCGACGGCGGCCAAGCCGATCTTCTGCGCTCGCGGCTGGACGCGATCATCGACTTGAACCATGCCCTGGTAAAGCTGGCGCGGACGATCGACTGGTCGTTCCTCGAAGAGCGGTTCGGCGCGGTCTACGAGGACAAGCCGGGCCGGCCGCCGCTGCCGACACGGCTGATGGCGGGCCTGGCCATCCTCAAGCACACCTACGACCTCTCCGACGAGGTGCTATGCGAGCGCTGGGTGGAGAATCCCTATTACCAGTTCTTCTGCGGCGAGGAGTTCTTCCAGCACCGCCTGGTGTTCGACCGCTCCTCGTTGACGCGCTGGCGCCAGCGTATGGGCGAGGAGAAGCTGCAAGCCCTGCTGCAGGAGAGCCTTGCGGTCGCCACCAAGACCGAGGCGATCAAGCCGTCCGACCTCAATCGGGTCATCGTCGACACCACGGTGCAGCCCAAGAACGTGATGTTCCCAACCGATGCGCGGCTCTTGAACCGGGCCCGCGAGATCCTGGTTCGGCTAGCCAAGGGCGCCGGCATCAAGCTGCGTCAGTCCTATGGGCGAGTCGGCAAGTTTGCCCTGATCAAGCACCAGCGCTATGCCCATGCCAAGCAGTTCAAGCGCGCCAATCGGGCCTTGAGGACGCTGCGAACCTATCTCGGCCGCGTCATCCGCGACATCGCCCGCAAGCTCGACGGCAACGTCGGCTTGTTCGATGGGGTCGCGCTCGACCGCATGCTGGCGCTGGCGCGATGCGTGCTCGACCAGAAGCAGCGCCAGCGGGGCCCCAAGGTCTACTCGCTGCACGCGCCGGAGGTGGAGTGCATCGGCAAGGGCAAGGCTCACCGGCCTTACGAGTTCGGGGTCAAGGTCTCCGTCGCCACCACGCTATCGCACGCCAAAGGCGGCCAGTTCGTCACCCATGTGAAGGCGCTGCCCGGCAACCCCTATGATGGTCACACGCTCAAGATCGTGATCCCGGAAATGGAGGTGCTGATCGGCAACATCATCGAGCGCCTCGTTCTCGACAAAGGCTATCGCGGCCACAATGCGCCACCCGACTACAAGTTCAGGGTGTTCATCTCAGGCCAGAAGCGGCGGGTGACGCCAAAGATCAAACGCGAGCTGCGCCGGCGTTCCGCCGTCGAGCCGGTCATCGGCCATCTCAAATCCGAGCATCGCATGGGGCGTAACTACCTGTGGCACCGCCAGGGCGATGCCGCCAATGCCGTTCTCGCCGCAGCGGGCTACAACTTCCGGCGTCTCATCCGCTGGCTCGAGCTCTTGTTGCGCCAGTTCCTCGCCCAGCTCACGGTCCGACTTCAATTCGTCCCGAGTTGAAATCCGGCGTTCTTCACGGCCGACGGATTCGCTTGATGCCGGACGGCTCGCCCTCCCGCCGCAGCAGGACGAACAGCCGGCGACAACCGAATCGCCCGCGCTCGCCAGCAAGCTCACGCAAGCGAGCCCGCAGCTCGGCGTCAGCCGGCTTGCGCGAGCGGTAGCGGATCATGCTCCGATCCACCCCGACGATCAAACAGGCCCGCCGGTCCGACTGACCGAGCCTGGCCTGCAGATGCGCCGCTGCGGCGCGCTTGGCGGGCGGGCCCTACCATTTTTGGAGAGTAGCTCCCGCAGCGCTGCCGCATCGAGCAACTGCTCGGCCAGGAGCTTCTTCAGCCTGGCGTTCTCGTCCTCGAGCGCCTTGAGCCGCCTGCCTTCGGAGACTTCCATGCCGCCGAACTTGGCCCTCCAGTTGTAGAACGTCGCCTCAGAGATCCCATGCTTGCGAGCCAGATCGGGGGTCTTAGCGCCGACCTCATGCTCCTTCAGCACCGCAATGATCTGCTCTTCCGTAAACCGCTTCCGCTTCATCTGTCCGTCCTTCGTCAGGGCGGACTCTAAATCCTTCTGGAGGAAATTCTTAGCGGCAGGTCAGCCTGCTAAGGATGATGCCAAAAGGATGACGAGGTTCCCTGGCTTTAATTGATAACAATCTGGTCTTGGAAAAGTCTCTCGTAGTCGGTGCATGAACACTAGATCCGCCGCTCAAGACGTTTATCCAGTTGGCGCAATTTAAGGTCGCCAGACGGGATCTTGAGAAATTCGCTATCCTGAAACAGTCGCACAAAACTCGAAAGCAGCTTTGGTCAACACTGCCACTACTACCTCCAGGACATTCACATCTCGCTTGAGGACGGCCGAATAGTTTTCTTCCCTTTTGGTCATAACACTCGCCAGCAAAAAGGCCCTTCTCCGATTGTCCTTCATTCGCTCTGTGCCCGCTTTAGAGACGGTCTCCCTCAAAGACAGTCCTACAACTTCCCGATGATCATCGATGCGATGCCGGAGGACTAACCAGCGCGATGCGAATCAGCTGCAGCCAACGTAGATAACGCTAAAACTGCGAGGATGCGGCCAGCCATGCCTTAGTCTGGCCTGCCGCCGAGATCCGACCGAGCTCGATGGCCTGCCGCTCAAACAGCCCGCGATAGATGCCGCCCGGCCGCGCAATAAGCGCGCCGTGGGTGCCCTGCTCGACGATCTCGCCACGGTCGAATACCAGGATGCGATCGAGGCTGCGCACCGTCGACAGCCGATGTGCGATCACGATCGAGGTGCGTCCCTTCATTAGCCGCTCCATAGCCTCTTGGATTAGCGCCTCCGATTCCGTATCGAGGCTGGAGGTCGCCTCGTCCAAGATCAGGACCGGTGCGTCGGCGAGGAACGCGCGCGCCAGCGCGACACGCTGCCGCTCGCCGCCTGATAGCTTTACGCCGCGCTCGCCCACCAACGTCCCGTAGCCTTTCGGCAGGTGCACGATGAAGTCGTGCGCGTTGGCAAGCCGCGCCGCCTGCTCGATCGCCGCCATGCTGGCGCCGGGCCGGCCATAGGCGATGTTCTCCGCCAGCGAGCGGTGAAACAGGATCGGCTCCTGTTGCACAATCGCGATTTGGCTGCGCAACGATTGCTGCGTCGCTTTCGCGATATCCTGGCCGTCGATCAGGATACGGCCGCCGGAGACGTCGTAGAGCCGCTGCACCAGCTTGATGAACGTGGTCTTCCCGGAGCCGGAACGGCCGACCAGACCGACGCGCTCGCCGGCGCGAATGTCGATCGACAATCCGTCGTAGAGCGGCGCGTGATGCCCGATATAAAGGAAAGTCACATCTTCGAACGTGATCCTTCCGCGCAGAATGTCCATCGGCTTGGCATCGGGCGCATCAACAATGCCGAACGGTTCGCTATGGATGGTGACAAGATCCTCCATGTCGTTCACCGAGCGCTGCAGATTATTGATGTGCATGCCGACCTCCCGCAAATAGGCGTGGATGACATAGTAGCTCGTCAGCACGTAAGTGACGTCGCCCGTCGAGGCGCGTCCCGCTATCCAGAGCAGGATGGCGCCGCCGATCACGGAAGCGCGGAAGCACAGCAGCATCACAAGCTGCACTGTGCTGGTGGCGCTGTAACGCAGCCAGCTGCGCAGTAGCCGCTTCCGCCAGCGGCTGACGACACGGTCAAGCCGAGCATCCTCGCGCTCCTCCGCCGCGAAGGATTTCACCACAGCATTGCAGGTGAGCGAGTCTGCCAACGTGCCGCCGAGCCTGGTGTCCCAGGTGTTGGAGACGCGCGCCGCCGACGCGATATAGCCGATCGTGAATGCCATTGTCATCGCGACATAGATCACCGCGCCGAGGCCGATCACCCCGCCGAGGATCGGCCAACGCAGACCGAGCAGGATCATCGAGCCCACGAGCACGGCCAGAGACGGCAACAACGCCATCAGGATCGTGTTGTTGAGCAGGTCGAGGGCCCACATGCCGCGCGTGATCTTGCGCACGGTGGAGCCGGCGAAAGAGTTGGCGTGCCAGTCAGTCGAGAACCGCTGCACCCGCATGAAGGCCTCTCGCGCTACATCCGACATCGTCTTCAGCGTGAACGGCACGATCGCCTGCAAGCCTGTAAACCGGAATATGATCGAGAGCAGGCCAAGCGCGAGAATGCCGCCGAAGGCGACGAACGCCGCCTGCCGTGCTGCCTGGTCGGACGGACCTGATATCAGCGCGTCGACCAAATGGCCGGAATAGACCGGCATGAACAAGTCGGCCACCGTTGCCCCTAAGAAGCCGACGAGGACGATCGCAAGGCGGACGGGCTGCTTTAGCCAGTGACGGAACACGAACGGGATCACCACGCCGATTGCGGTGGGTGGTTTGTCATTTTGAACCATCATGGCGCCGGCGGTTTCTGCCACGCGCGGCGTAAGACCCTTTCGATCCAGACGCGATGTGCCAAATCCTTGGCGCCGCTGTCCGAGGCGACGCAATAATGCCCGGAGTTTGGGGGCTGCGATTGAAATCTTCTGCCCATTTCACTCCCTCTTTGCGCTAGCGTAGCTGAGTTCAAGTTTTGAGGGTTCCTCAAGCTGAGAACATCGATCTGAGACATCGGCCAGCCCTGCGCAATCCGTTCGATAGTTACGGTGAGCCAGGCATGCGGATCGGCGTGGTTCATCGTCGCCCGCCTGCAGAAGCATGGTGATGGCCGCGTAAGTCCGGCCGCCGCCATGGCTGTGCGCAAGGATGCATTTTGGTGACGAAGGAATCGTTCGGCATTTTCATGTAGACGTTAAGACCGTCAGAGTGTTTGCGTCATGCGATGACGGCGCGGCTTCACCTACAAGATCACGTCCGCCTCGATCCGGCCGGAGGTCATCGCAATTTGAACTCCAACCTGCCGCAAACGATCCAGCGCTGTGCTCGATGATGTTTAGTTGCCACTGGCCCACCGGAGAAATGCACGAATTGGCCTGTGAGCAGTTCCGACTATTGCCCTTGTTCATGTCTTCTCTTCCGGCCCCTGCGCTTTGACTCTTTCGGAAACCCGTCTTGCGGAGCCGCACAAAGAGCCCCGTAGCAAGCCTTCTCACCCTTGTAGTTGGCGAGCGCTTGGACCAACAGCGACATAACGTGCTGTTTCAGTTCGTCGGGGATAGGCTCAGGACCGTCCAGCGACTTCAGCGCCACCTCGACCAACTCGATCGCTCGATTCTTGTTGCCGCTCTCAAAATAATACTGAGCGATCGCCCCATAGGACAGGAACTTGGAGCGGTCGCCGCCTTGCGGAGGATTCAGTGCCAGGATGTGTTCGGACAACTCCTTACCCATCGCAAAGCGCTCGGCAGGCGGGAAGTGGGAGTTGTCATTCGCCGGATCGAAGAGTTGGCGCGCCGCCCCGGCCATCCACAGCTCGGATTTTTTTGTCGATCGCGTCGCGAACCAATTGGCGCATGACTGGCAAGCCGGTCTGCAAGTCGCGCATTTTGTGAAGCAACAGATCCGCATGGAGCACGCGGAAGTTGACGTCGTCCGGCATCACAGCGACGGCCTCTTCGACCGCCGAAAGCGCCTTCGTCCAATCCTCCGCCTTCATCGCCGGCGTAAGTTTGGCGAAGATCGGCTCAGTCAACGCTCGCTTGCGCGTCATTTCCTGCACTGTGCGTTCGCCTTCGGCGATCCGCTCCGCATCGGCGGCTCTAGCTTCATCGCTGGTGCGCCAGCCGCCGTTAAGAATTTTTGGCAGAACGTCATGGAGTTGCGTTGGAAAACCGATAAAGGCAATGTGACCGTCACGGTCGACTACGAACGAGGTGGGAACCCCGACAGAAAAGCTGGGATCCATCCAAAGCTTGTTCATGTTCCCTGTGTAGTCGAATCCGATCCGGTAGTTGAGATTTGAGAAGTTTTCGGTCAACCATGCATCCAAGTTGGTTCGGGCCTCGTCCGCGGTTCGGGCTCGTTCGTAAGCCGCGACTCCGAGGACCTCAACTCCGCCGTCTTTGTATTTATCTTGCAGCTGCACCAGATGGGGCATCGCCGCCACACAGGGTCCGCACCAAGTTGCCCAAAATTCGACGATGTACACTTTTCCCGGCTGGAAGCTCGTGAGGGGCTGGCCACGCAGCCAGTTCTCCACCTTGATCGGAGGAGCTGGGGACTCCATGCGCAGCACCATGTTGTTCTCCAAAACGATTGCCAGAAGTTGCGCGACTTTTTCGCTAGCTTGTCTTCCTCAGACACGGGGGCACACGGGTTCAAGGGAAGGAGCATCGCTCGTTTGCGCTCTGGATGCACTCGGGCCCTGACTTCAGTGTTGCCGGATCTCAACAGCAACAGCCGTGCCATCTTCGTCGGCACGCATTAAGCGTCTGATTATGCTTTGAAAACCCTACACTGCGCCCAAGCCAACCGATGTCCTGAACCTGACGGGCGTTGTGCTGCTGTCAGGTGTTGGACACGAATTGCGCGCTGGCGCGGCCAGAAAACGGGTTGGGTGTTGTGAGTCACCGAACGAAAACTTGCTAACCCCTCTCCCTGCCCGACAGGATTAAAGGCGAGCGATGCGGTAGATCGGAGTCGAAAAGCCAAGGCCGTGGACCGGCGACGCGTGTTCGTGTCTACGACGACGGAGTCATTCGCGGGGCACTGCAGCGGGTGCTGCTTGTGGGAGCGCCTTAAAACTGCCAGTGCTCGCCATCACGCCAAGTGAGTTCCTGCACCACAACTGATACTCCGATCAGTTTTGCTGTCCAGTCGCGGGTACGGGAGTGCCTGACACTCCTATCCCGTTCCAAAAATCGTTGCCTCCGTATCGAAACATCTATCGCCGCTCGCCTCGATGGGAGCTAAGACTATAAGGGCGTTCATCTCACAACTTTCTGACCAGGAGGCCCGGCTGGCGGCACCCCGCTAGCCCCATGCACACTGTCGTCCTAGCGCAAGTCCTGCGGATCCCATACCGTCGATTATCGGGTAATAGTGCAGATCTTCGAGAACATGTCGATTGCTCCCCCTATAGTTCGAGAATAAACGTCTTGATTGATCTTGCGCGCTAGAATGTTCGTAGCCAGATTAGTTTCCTCTCTGTGAATCAAAGTCAGGCAAGGCATGCGTCAGCGGCTTCTCGCTGACGGCACTTCTCGGCGAGCGCCGAGGTAGAGCGCCTTGATTTCGTCTTGGTTGCGCAAGTTCGGTCGAAGCGCCGGATAGCAAGCTCACAAGAACGATCGCATGGTCGGAGCGTAGCGCGACCGTTCGACTACGTTCAGCTACCAGGAAGGAGAGGTCTGTTGAGCAGATTCCGGAGGATTCTTTCCTCAAAAAGACCTATTATCGCGTTACCGACAAACCGAGTGCCTCTTCAGGGTTTTGAGCCGTGAGTTCGGTGTTCATTATTGCCTTGCGTGGGGCAGTGTTGGCTTAACGGAGTCGATCATGACCCCAACCACCCCCACTATCCAGGAGTCGTCCGGAGTTCGATTTTCAAGGATCCTCAGTTTTCTCTACGCATCGGCCGCGGACATCGCTTTCTTCGTCACAATTCTATCTCTTGGTGGTTTCGTAAGCTTGCTACTCGCATCGAAGGCGATCGACAGGGGCCGGCAGACATGCACTGAAGCGCTTGCCGTAGAGGGCTCGGATAGCTCGGTTTGCAAGGAATCACAGCGTCATGACGCGCAAGCGCTTCAAAGGCTCCTGGACACAATAAGTGCCGAAGCGCACTGAACGAAGTACTTATGCGCTGCGAGCCCCTTGCTGGTAATATGGTAGCGGCATCCGGCGGGCCGAGGAAGCTATGGCGCGTTGAAGGCTGCCACAGTCTCATTCGTCGGCTGGATGGTCGTGTTCACAAGCACGTTTCTGATCGATCATTTCGAATATTCGGAATACATCAAGTAGCACCCGATCTCGCGAACCGCGCAAGCCAGCGCCTCAGTTCGCACCCCGCTGCACCCCAGATTTGTGCGGCATCTCA contains these protein-coding regions:
- a CDS encoding ABC transporter ATP-binding protein, with the protein product MMVQNDKPPTAIGVVIPFVFRHWLKQPVRLAIVLVGFLGATVADLFMPVYSGHLVDALISGPSDQAARQAAFVAFGGILALGLLSIIFRFTGLQAIVPFTLKTMSDVAREAFMRVQRFSTDWHANSFAGSTVRKITRGMWALDLLNNTILMALLPSLAVLVGSMILLGLRWPILGGVIGLGAVIYVAMTMAFTIGYIASAARVSNTWDTRLGGTLADSLTCNAVVKSFAAEEREDARLDRVVSRWRKRLLRSWLRYSATSTVQLVMLLCFRASVIGGAILLWIAGRASTGDVTYVLTSYYVIHAYLREVGMHINNLQRSVNDMEDLVTIHSEPFGIVDAPDAKPMDILRGRITFEDVTFLYIGHHAPLYDGLSIDIRAGERVGLVGRSGSGKTTFIKLVQRLYDVSGGRILIDGQDIAKATQQSLRSQIAIVQQEPILFHRSLAENIAYGRPGASMAAIEQAARLANAHDFIVHLPKGYGTLVGERGVKLSGGERQRVALARAFLADAPVLILDEATSSLDTESEALIQEAMERLMKGRTSIVIAHRLSTVRSLDRILVFDRGEIVEQGTHGALIARPGGIYRGLFERQAIELGRISAAGQTKAWLAASSQF
- a CDS encoding IS5 family transposase — its product is MKPKERRDGGQADLLRSRLDAIIDLNHALVKLARTIDWSFLEERFGAVYEDKPGRPPLPTRLMAGLAILKHTYDLSDEVLCERWVENPYYQFFCGEEFFQHRLVFDRSSLTRWRQRMGEEKLQALLQESLAVATKTEAIKPSDLNRVIVDTTVQPKNVMFPTDARLLNRAREILVRLAKGAGIKLRQSYGRVGKFALIKHQRYAHAKQFKRANRALRTLRTYLGRVIRDIARKLDGNVGLFDGVALDRMLALARCVLDQKQRQRGPKVYSLHAPEVECIGKGKAHRPYEFGVKVSVATTLSHAKGGQFVTHVKALPGNPYDGHTLKIVIPEMEVLIGNIIERLVLDKGYRGHNAPPDYKFRVFISGQKRRVTPKIKRELRRRSAVEPVIGHLKSEHRMGRNYLWHRQGDAANAVLAAAGYNFRRLIRWLELLLRQFLAQLTVRLQFVPS